TCCGGGCTAGGCGCCCCCGTCGAGAAGCGGGCCGGCGGCGGGGAGCCCGCCTCGGCCCCCCCCTCGCGCGAGCCGCTCATCACCCGGGCCCGGCCCCGGCGCGAGCGCCGGGCCGAGCGCCAGCGCTCCGACGCCCTGGCCGAGGCCGTGAGCCCCCCGTCCTTCCGGGGCCGCGGTGGCCGGCCCCGGCGCCAGGGCCGACGGGTGCGGCGCGTCGTGCGGCGCATCGAGCTGTGGTCGGTGCTGAAGATCAGCCTCGTGTTCAACGTGGTGATGCTGGGCATCGCCCTCGGCTCGGTGGCCCTCCTCTGGGGCCTGGCCAACACCACCGGCCTGGTCGACGACCTGGAGGGCTTCCTGCGGGACTCGGGCTTCGAGGACTTCCGCTTCCAGGGCGACCGCATGTTCCGCCAGGTCGCCTTCATCGGGGCCGTGGGGGCGCTCGCCTTCAGCGTGTTCACCGTGCTGGCCACCGCCCTGGTCAACCTGATCAGCGAGCTCACCGGGGGCATCCGGGTGGTGGTCATCGAGGAGATCGTCGACCGTCGCGAGCCCCGCACCCCGCCGCCGGCGAGGGACGTGCCCGTCGCCCCGGCCCGGGAGCGGCCCCGCTCGGCCTTCCCCGAGGTCGACCCGCCCCGGCCCACCGGGCCCCGCGGCCCGTCGAGCCACCCGCCCTCGGGCGGTCCCCCGGTCGGACCGCCCACCGCCTGGCCCGGCTCCGGTCCCGCCGACCCGGCCCCGACGCCCGACCCCGAGGGCACCGGCACCACCACCGGTCCCCGCTGACCCTCGCCGCCCTGCACCCCGGGCCGGGACGCAGGTGGCGATCGTCGGGAGGCGACGGGTACAGTCCTCCGCTCCGGGGCTATAGCTCAGTCGGTTAGAGCGCACCCCTGATAAGGGTGAGGTCGCTGGTTCGATTCCAGCTAGCCCCACGCAGCCCTCGCACCCGGACCCGGCGGACACCTCCTCGGACCGGGCGTCGGCCGGCACCCCGGGACCCACCACCCGGGTCGATCCGCCCCCGCAGGAGCCCCCGTGACCCTTCTCCGCCGAGCCCTCGTCGCCCTGGGACTGGCCGGCCTGGTGGCCGCCTTCGTCCGCCTCCGCGGCTCGGGCGGCACCCCGCCGCAGACCGGCGGCTGGCGCGAGCTCTCCGGGCCCGAGCTCCGCTGATGCGGGTCGCCGTCTGCGGGCTGGGCGCCGTCGGCGCCCGCGCCGCCCGCCAGCTGGCCTCCACGTCCGACGTGGAGGAGGTCGTGCTCCGCGACCCGCGCGACGACCGCCTCCACGAGGTGGCCGCCTCCCTCGGCGACGTGGCCACGGCCGAGCCCCCGTCGGTCACCGGTCCGCCCGACGCCGACGTGGTGATCCTGGCCGGGCCCCCCGGCGAGCACGGGCGCGAGGCCGCCGCCCTGGTCGAGCGGGGCACCCCGGTGGTGTCCACCTCCGACGCGGTGACCGACGTCGAGGCCCTGCTCGACCTCGGTCCCCTGGCCGAGGCGCGCAGGGTCAACGTGGTGGTGGGGGCGGCGTTCGCCCCCGGCCTCACCTGCCTTCTCGCCCGCCACGCGGCCGACGCCTTCGACCACGTCGGCGAGGTCCACGTGGCCCGGCTCGGCACCGGGGGCCCCGCCTGCGCCCACCAGCACCACCGCGCCCTGCGGGGCACGGCCATCGACTGGCGCAAGGGGGGCTGGCAGCGACGGCGGGCCGGATCGGGCCGCGAGCTGTGCTGGTTCCCGGACCCGGTGGGCGCGGCCGACTGCTACCGGGCCGGGCTGCCCGACGCGGTGCTGCTCGTCAACGCCCTCGGGGACCTCGACCGGGTGACGGCCCGGATGGCCGCGACCCGGCGCGACCGCCTCACCTCCCGCTGGCCCATGCTGCGCCGACCGCACCCCGAGGGCACGGTCGGCGCGGTGCGCAGCGAGGTCCGGGGCCAGCGCGCCGGTGCCTGGGAGACCCTCGTCTACGGGGCCTACGACCGTCCCGGCGTGGCCGCCGGCGCAGTCGCCGCGGTGGCGGCCACCGCCCTGGTGCGCGGCGAGCTGGGGATCGCCCCGGGCGCCTCCGGCCTGGCCGCCAGCGCCGCCGCCCGCGACCTGCTGGCCGAGCTGGCCCGGCGGGGGGTCAAGGCCGCGGCCTTCACCGGCTGACCCGACGGGCGCCCCGGACCGGTCGGGCATCCGCGGGGCGGACCGCGCCGCGACGTAGGTTCGCGGCACCGGGCACGGCGTGCTGGCGTCCGAGGATGGGCCGTCTGACCCTTGTGAGTGGTCTTGCAGCCACATAGGGTGGCCTATGAGGGGTGGTCACCCCGGGCTCGTGGGCCATCCGGCCCATTTCCCTCGAACCGGCTCATCAGGGTGGGTCGAGGGACCGACGGGCTCAGCGGGATGAGACACCAAGTCATGGGAGGGGCAATGCCCGCCACGTCAGAAGCCGAGGTCCACCGCCTGATCGAGGAGAACCTGCCGCTCGTGCGGCACGTGGTCTTCCAGGTCGCGGTGCACTTCCCCCGCCACGTCGACCGCGACGAGCTCGCCACCGCCGGGGCCCTCGGCCTGGTCGAGGCCGCCCGCCGCTACGACGAGTCCCGGGGCGTGCCCTTCGACCGCTTCGCCGCCCAGCGCATCCGCGGGGCCATCCTCGACGCCGTGCGCGCCGCCGACTGGGCCCCCCGCTCGGTGCGGACCCTCGCCCGCAAGCTCGAGCAGGTCGAGCAGCGCCTGGCCACCAAGCTGGGCCGCGTGCCCACCGCCGGCGAGAAGGCCGACGCCCTCGGCATGGAGCCCGACGAGCTCCGCCGCCTCCAGGACCGCATGTTCCGCTCCGTCGTCCTGGCCCTCGAGTACGAGGTCGCCGACGAGGAGGAGGAGCTCACCCTGGTCGACGTCCTCGCCGACGACCACACCAAGGAGCCCTCCGAGGAGCTGGAGTCCCGCGAGCTGCACGCCTACCTGCGCGACGCCGTCCACCTGCTCCCCGAGCGCCACCGCTTGGTGATCGTGGGCTACTTCCTCGAGGGCCGGAAGTCCCAGGAGCTGGCCCAGCTCCTCGGTGTCACCGAGTCCCGCATCTCCCAGCTCCGCTCCGAGGCCCTCGCCATGCTGCGCGACGGCATCGAGGCCCAGTACGAGCCGGCCTCGTCCGAGGAGCCCACCGGCCGGGTCGGCCGCCGCAAGGCGGGCTACGCCGACGCCATCGCCGGCGCCAGCGAGTGGCCCGACCGCCTGACCGCAGTGGCGCTGCACTAGAGGGTTTCGTCCTCGTTCGCTCGCTGCGCTCGCTCCACTCGGACGAGCTGAGGGCGCTCGCTGCGCTCGCACCGAGGGATCCCAGCGGCGGAGGGCTCGTCCCTCGCCCCCCGCCGCTTCGTGTGGGGGAGACCCCCACACCCCCCCAGAGGCTGCGCCGGCCCCTCATCGTCGGCGGTTGTCCGCCCGGGTCGTGGGTGGCAGGTCGCTGCGGCCCCGTGGGCGGTCGTCGGGGCCCCCTGGTGGTGATCGACTGGTCATCACGACGGGTGCTGGAGTGGTCGCCGCGCACCTGGGCACGGTCGAGGGCCTGTGCTGCGACCCCTCGGCGCGGGCGGCCTCGCAGCATGCCTGACGCCAGGGGGCGAGACGTCGGGGCGGGTCCGGCCTCGGTGGTGGGCGGGGCGTCCCCTCAGCGGAGGAAGGCGAGGAGGGCGGGCATGCGGAGGCGGCTCGTGGAGGTCAGCACCTCGCCCAGCATCCGCTCGATGGCGAGCGGGTCGAGGTCGGCTGCGGCCGCAGGGGCGGCGTCGGCCAGGGCCTCGGGCGCAGCCAGCCCTCCGACCGCGGCCCCCACGGGCTGGGCCGCTTGGACCAGGCGCCCGGTGCGGGCCAGGGTGGCCAGGCCGTCGCGGCAGCTCTGGGCGATGCGGTGGCTGTGCATCTCGATCTCGGCCACCACCGCGCAGAGGCCGTCGTGGTGGTCGCGCAGCATCCCGGCCCACGGCGCCGGGGCCGCGGCGGCCACGTCCCGGAGCGAGGGCGTGGCGTCACCGGTGTCGAGGCGCACGGCCCCCACCGCGGCGGCCCGGACGAGGTCGGCCTCCCGGGCCCGGTGCCGGGCCAGCTGCACGTCGTGGACGGCCCAGTCGAGGTAGCGCACCTCCAGGGCGTCGAGCACAAGCTCGAGGCCGACGAAGCGGAACCGCAGCCGCTCGAGCAGATCACGTTCGCGCTGCAGCACCTCGACCAGGTCTTCCACCCGATTGTCCTCCCCGGCTCGTCCGACGGCTGGACCCCTCCATCGGCTCGCGGCCGACGGCCTTGAGCACTCTCGGTGGCCGGACGAGGCGGATCAGGGGGTGACGACGTCGGGCCCGGTCGGGGGGTCCTCGGGGACGGGCGGGGCCAGCGCCCCGGAGCGCACCGCGACCACGGCGGCGCCCACCGCGGCGCCCAGGGCGACGGCGGTGGCGGCCCGGTCGGCCCCGGCCGGCAGCGTGGTGGGCAGCACCGCGCTCCAGAGCACGGGGAGGCGGAGGGCCGCCCACCCGCCGGCGGTGGCGGCACCGGCCAGGACCGCCACCGCCCGGAGCACGCGGCCCCGCTGCATCACCGCCAGCACCCCGGCGACCAGCGCCACCGCGGGCAGGACCACGACCAGCGGGGAGGTCGTCGCCCCGGGGGGGTCGGCGGCCCGCTGGGCCACACCCGCGGCCACGCCGACGACGCCGGCCACCAGCACCGCCAGGCCCCCGGCGGTGACCGGGTCGACGACCCGGGCGCCCAGCACGACCAGGGCGGCGAGCACGGCCGCCCCGAGCAGCCACGGCAGGGGCGAGGGGCTCCCCAGCAGCCGGTAGTCGCCCGAGACCACCACG
Above is a window of Iamia majanohamensis DNA encoding:
- a CDS encoding DUF3566 domain-containing protein, which translates into the protein MSVESGLGAPVEKRAGGGEPASAPPSREPLITRARPRRERRAERQRSDALAEAVSPPSFRGRGGRPRRQGRRVRRVVRRIELWSVLKISLVFNVVMLGIALGSVALLWGLANTTGLVDDLEGFLRDSGFEDFRFQGDRMFRQVAFIGAVGALAFSVFTVLATALVNLISELTGGIRVVVIEEIVDRREPRTPPPARDVPVAPARERPRSAFPEVDPPRPTGPRGPSSHPPSGGPPVGPPTAWPGSGPADPAPTPDPEGTGTTTGPR
- a CDS encoding Gfo/Idh/MocA family oxidoreductase; translation: MRVAVCGLGAVGARAARQLASTSDVEEVVLRDPRDDRLHEVAASLGDVATAEPPSVTGPPDADVVILAGPPGEHGREAAALVERGTPVVSTSDAVTDVEALLDLGPLAEARRVNVVVGAAFAPGLTCLLARHAADAFDHVGEVHVARLGTGGPACAHQHHRALRGTAIDWRKGGWQRRRAGSGRELCWFPDPVGAADCYRAGLPDAVLLVNALGDLDRVTARMAATRRDRLTSRWPMLRRPHPEGTVGAVRSEVRGQRAGAWETLVYGAYDRPGVAAGAVAAVAATALVRGELGIAPGASGLAASAAARDLLAELARRGVKAAAFTG
- a CDS encoding sigma-70 family RNA polymerase sigma factor, whose amino-acid sequence is MPATSEAEVHRLIEENLPLVRHVVFQVAVHFPRHVDRDELATAGALGLVEAARRYDESRGVPFDRFAAQRIRGAILDAVRAADWAPRSVRTLARKLEQVEQRLATKLGRVPTAGEKADALGMEPDELRRLQDRMFRSVVLALEYEVADEEEELTLVDVLADDHTKEPSEELESRELHAYLRDAVHLLPERHRLVIVGYFLEGRKSQELAQLLGVTESRISQLRSEALAMLRDGIEAQYEPASSEEPTGRVGRRKAGYADAIAGASEWPDRLTAVALH